In a genomic window of Lepisosteus oculatus isolate fLepOcu1 chromosome 3, fLepOcu1.hap2, whole genome shotgun sequence:
- the LOC138216044 gene encoding zona pellucida sperm-binding protein 3-like, whose protein sequence is MVDFSLVLMAVDLPKDLQRVLNIEASVSQADHQPLRLFVDSCVATLVPDQTSTPRYAFIENHGCLTDAKTTGSSSQFMPRPEDGKLRMKLDAFRFYQDARSSIYITCLLKVTAASQSVDSLNKTCYTTGNVWTSVDGSDQVCSCCDSSCPTTKSRHWMRMKRDLGSKEVAAAEWEGDATVGPLFVLGEQAVDRPAEVKGQRSLLRAQEEGDVTGVSADPGCSEGSGGVGLCGCAGDFYRRLQSKSTELTVEK, encoded by the exons ATGGTGGATTTCTCCCTGGTGCTCATGGCTG TGGATCTCCCCAAGGACCTCCAACGTGTCCTGAATATTGAAGCCTCCGTCAGCCAGGCCGACCACCAGCCCCTCCGGCTCTTTGTGGACAGCTGTGTGGCCACCCTGGTGCCTGACCAGACCTCTACCCCCAGATATGCCTTCATTGAGAATCATGG gTGCCTGACTGATGCCAAAACAACAGGCTCCAGTTCTCAGTTCATGCCAAGACCCGAGGATGGCAAGCTGAGGATGAagctggatgccttcaggttctATCAAGATGCCAGGAGCTCA ATCTACATCACCTGCCTTCTGAAGGTGACTGCTGCTTCCCAGAGTGTGGACTCCCTGAACAAGACCTGCTACACTACTGGGAATGT GTGGACGTCTGTGGATGGCAGTGATCAGGTgtgcagctgctgtgactccAGCTGTCCTACTACCAAATCCAGGCACTGGATGAGAATGAAAAGGGATCTGGGATCTAAAGAGG TTGCAGCTGCTGAGTGGGAAGGTGATGCCACAGTTGGTCCTCTGTTTGTGCTGGGAGAGCAGGCTGTTGACCGTCCAGCAGAGGTGAAAGGTCAGAGGTCTCTGCTGAGAGCACAGGAGGAAGGTGATGTAACAG GAGTGTCTGCTGATCCTGGCTGCTCTGAGGGCAGTGGTGGGGTTGGTCTGTGTGGCTGTGCTGGGGACTTTTACAGGAGACTGCAGAGCAAATCCACTGAGCTGACTGTGGAGAAATAA
- the LOC107076548 gene encoding zona pellucida sperm-binding protein 4-like: protein MEKSGISGKVWILCVLLFVLLDVALAQNQKCLVSDNDKVVCGDPTVTRADCEAGNCCFDQTSQRRCYYGNDVTVQCTRDGQFVVVVSRNATSPPLSLDSVSLLGGGSAACGPVGTTAGFAMFKFPVSACGTRMRVEAGAVVYENLMNSSFEVRPGPDGSITRDSAYRLFFQCRYADDELVPLQAVVYTVSPPHPAVAPGPLRVELQLARGEQYDSYYSEGDYPVTKVLQDPVYVEVHILQRTDPNIVLTLGDCWATSTPSPLSQPQWSLLVAGCPYRDDDYQTTLIPVGGSSGLLYPTHYQRFMVRMFTFVDPASQLPLKETVYIHCSAAVCQPTATDHCVPTCSSRRRRAAAARGGSSKDTAVVSSGEVILTASELPAQGEAHRLWSEVPQVFSYGLLAVAASTVLVVSALLLVAGWRFRPCTQNKAVTGA from the exons ATGGAGAAGTCTGGGATTAGTGGGAAAGTGTGGATTCTGTGTGTCTTGCTTTTTGTGTTGCTGGATGTGGCTCTAGCCCAGAATCAGAAATGTCTGGTGAGCGATAATGACAAGGTGGTGTGTGGAGACCCAACCGTCACGAGAGCCGACTGTGAAGCAGGAAACTGTTGCTTTGATCAGACAAGCCAGAGGCGCTGCTACTATGGGAATGATG TGACTGTGCAGTGCACCAGGGATGGTCAGTTTGTGGTTGTGGTGTCCAGGAATGCCACCAGCCCTCCGCTGAGCCTGGACTCGGTCAGTCTGCTGGGGGGTGGCAGTGCAGCCTGTGGCCCTGTTGGCACCACTGCTGGCTTTGCCATGTTCAAGTTCCCAGTCAGTGCCTGTGGCACCAGGATGAGG GTGGAGGCTGGTGCTGTAGTGTATGAGAACCTGATGAACTCCAGCTTCGAGGTGAGGCCGGGACCTGATGGCTCCATCACGAGGGACAGTGCCTACAG GCTGTTCTTCCAGTGCAGGTATGCAGATGATGAGCTGGTTCCTCTGCAGGCAGTGGTCTATACGGTCTCTCCACCCCATCCAGCAGTGGCCCCAGGACCCCTCCGTGTGGAGCTCCAACTGGCAAGAG gagAGCAGTATGACTCCTACTACAGTGAGGGTGACTACCCTGTGACCAAGGTCCTGCAGGATCCTGTGTATGTGGAGGTTCACATCTTGCAGAGGACGGATCCCAATATTGTCCTGACGCTGGGAGACTGCTGGGCTACTTCCACCCCAAGCCCTCTGAGCCAGCCCCAGTGGAGCCTCCTGGTTGCTGG gtGCCCATACAGAGATGACGACTACCAGACCACTCTGATCCCTGTGGGCGGCTCCTCAGGGCTGCTGTACCCAACGCACTACCAGCGCTTCATGGTCCGGATGTTCACTTTTGTGGACCCTGCCTCCCAGCTCCCCCTGAAGGAGACG gTCTACATCCACTGCAGTGCAGCAGTGTGCCAGCCGACTGCTACTGACCACTGTGTCCCAacctgcagcagcaggagga GAAGGGCTGCTGCAGCACGCGGGGGCTCCTCCAAAGACACTGCAGTGGTCTCTAGTGGAGAAGTGATCCTGACTGCCTCTGAGCTCCCAGCCCAGGGTGAAGCGCATCGGCTCTGGTCTGAAG TGCCCCAGGTCTTCAGCTATGGCTTGCTGGCAGTAGCTGCCTCCACTGTGCTTGTGGTCTCTGCGCTGCTGCTGGTAGCTGGGTGGAGATTCAGACCTTGTACACAGAACAAAGCTGTAACTGGAGCATAA